The nucleotide window AGAGGATTAACTGTGTGTATGTGTGGTTTTGTTATGTCTTTCTTCTTTATCCATAGGTTGGTGAGAGCAATTGTGGAAGAGAACATGTGGTTCCAAGTATTGTACAGCTTGGATTTGTGTTGCTCGAAGGAATTGAAGAAGgaagtaaattttttgataagTCTGATGATGTGATGGGTCCTGACGAGCTTGGTGCTCAGGTTCTCAAGAGTTTATTTGAGGTTCATGATATGGCAAGAAGTGAGGTTTGTATGAGGTCTATTTCTTGGTTTTGATGTGTTTTAGTAAATCTTCCTGTATCTTAGGTACAAGGAAATGATGCTGCAAGCTATAATTACCCTTGCTGATTCTTGCAGATAATAGAGCAATGCAAATTACGTATCCTCTCTTTAAAGCCTGAACAAGGCTTTCCTGTTATAAGGTGATTTGCAAGTGTTAGCAAAGGATTTTGGTCCATACTTTTTTATGCTGTTTACCAATAAACAATTTATTTGTACTTAACAGACTGCTTGGTTGTCTTATCCATACTTTTACATACCCAATGTTGGAGCACATTTCACATCTTAAGGAATTGTTGGATTATTTCACATTCATGAATGACAAGGTCTCATCTCATCTTGTTGCTGCCCTTTTGCCTCTTAGCAGATTAAGCCGTgatcttgaggtactcattgaTATCTTACAGTTTCTTCATATTATTGAATATGTTACTTTTCTTAGATTGAGAAACTTAAATAGCGCACCGGACCTTGAGGATGTTACAGCAAAACTGAACTAATAGTCTAATAGTGCCTGTTGAGCAGGATTCAATGTCAATTAAGACTCTTAACGAAGCTGTTTGCTATTCTCTTTCAATAAACTTAAAAActaaacatatcaaaatatGCTTCCTAATTCATAAGTACTTCCTCTCTTCTCTCGCCGTAGTGAATAGTTATCTCTATATTCTTCATTAGAATCAATACTTTGAGGTTAATGTCTTCATCCTTTTCTGTTTCTTCTTTGTTCCGTCGTTTTTTATCCTATCTTGTTAATGTTGAAGGACTATACCATTTTGGTCTTGCGTAAAGCAATGTTTAGACAAGAAGACTCAATCCGTCTTGCTGCAACAAGTTCAATTGTCAATTTGATATTGGCTGAAAAACAATCAACGAAAGATGGATCATTTTCTTGTCAAGACTCAAGCAGTCAAGCTAGTAGCAGCCAGCAAGCTGAAGTTTTCCGTACACTTGGTTCCAGTCTTTTCCAGGAGCTAAATGGTTTGTTACAGAGGTGCCTCTTTCAACAGGTAGCATTTTACACACTTcctcttcctctcttttctttgttttccccAATTAACATCTTGAACCATGAGCTTCCTGTGTAAGTGGCGAAAATACTACTCATGGAAAAGTGTTCTTTTTAGGCAAAGGTCAGAGAGATTCTATATCGTGGACTTCTTAAGCTTGTATTGGTGGATCCTTTAACTTCTGGGGCTGTTTTTGATTTTCTCTTCCCTCATTTCTTGCGATTTTACAGAGAGGTATAGATATTTTTCTAACTAATAATCTGATTTTCTTACAGTATCACTCTAAGGAAGAACCTTTTAATTTATCCTTACGTAAATAAGTTGTCATTGCCTTACCTCTCATACTGGTTGTTTATTTCAGGATGCAGATGTTCTACTGGATGTTAACCAATGTACTAAATTAGAGAGTGGGAAGGTGTATATTCAAGAGCCACTAGACTGCCTTCTCTCCTGTATCTCCTGGATGCTTCTTCTTCAGCCACATGGGAAAGCCGACCATCCTTCAGATTCATGGACTTGCTTTGGCTTCTCTCTGACACAAGAGAATGAGGTACTCTCGTTAAAGACACTAGATATTTCCCCTGATTCAAAGCTTGTAACATACTATTTTGGCATTTGATCAAATTGCAGCAGGCTGGAAAAGCATGGTCCAAAGGGTCACTGTCCAATGCATTATTAAAGATTCGAAACTACCTAAGAAATGCAGATATGGAAGGTGTGTGAGATTGTTGATTCAGGTTGAATAAAGCTTAACTTGATACAGTTAACATTGCAATTGTTGATATTTCTTGATTTAGAGcctgtttgaattgacttattttaggtgcttttaaGCACTTTTGTAGTATTTGGGTAAGGTTAAAGTGATAAGCCCACCAAACGGGCTCTTAAGCAGCTTATGTTGAACACTACACAGTAGTAGTTGACAGTTTTCTTTTAACTCCACATCAAATTGGGTGTTGTTGACTCTGGTCGCCTTTTTTGCTCTCGAGATACAGATATTTTCACCTTCCTTGCACTGCAGAAAATTCATTGCTAGTTGTTTAGTGAGGCTAATGTTTGTTTGATGTTGTTTATTTCATGCTAGATCAGGCTTACTCAGCAAAACTCAGGATACAGACTCTAGTCACTTGGAAGGGGAAAAACGGAGATGttgttcttcaattttattAGGAATAATTGAGGTGATGTTGAATATAGTTGGGACTGAGTTTGGGAAAACAACTGATGGGAAAAAGTTGGAGTTGGAAAAAGAACTGTTTGACTTTATTGGTATATTTGAATCTCTGGACCAAAACATATGTAGGCAGGGTGGTGGTTCAACTCAAAGAGGTTCTATACGGACCACTGCAAGCAATGCTTCAGAGGAGCTTGAATTTAGTGGCAGTAAATTATGTCCAGAACGAGTTCCTCTGTTAGCaacttcaattatctatcagCTATTGCAAAGCACTGTAGAATCATGGAGATGTGATGGTTTTAACAACAATGTGGCCTCTCAAAAGCATAGCCAATCATCATCTGGAAAGGCACCGACTCAGTATTataaaattctttcttttactCTTAACATTTGCCTTCGTCAGCTAAAAGCATCCTCTGTTATGCGACAGCAAGATCCTCTAAAAATGTTGATCTATGGGGAGATCAAGCAGTTGGGCTCCCCTTTGCTGAAAATGATTTGGTGCCTCCTCTCTGAACCAAAATCTATGATTGATAGTAGGAAAAAAGATGCTTATATGAAAAAAGATCTTGATGACAGGAAGGAATATATCCATTTGGGACTTCTTTCCTTGAAAGAATTGCTGGCAGTAATGTTGCATGAGTTGGATTATTCTGTTCTTATAGATGCCTTGGCTACAGTTTCTGGTCCTGGGGATGAAGGAGGCAATACTATGGATGGCCACCGTGATACCGAATGCGAAAAAGCTGATGACATTCCTTACAAATATACAAGTGAAGAATTATTCATCAAAAACAGCATAAGGCCGCTGATTTCTATGCTGCTTGCACGCTCTTTCTTCCGTGAAGTTGAGGTAAATGCGTACGATTAGGAATCTTTGATTTGCTCATGAATTTTTTGCATGATGtattgcatttttctttttacttaataCCATCTATGTTATGTTTGCTGTCAGGTTCTTTGTGATGTTATCATGTTAATTAGCAATAAACTGCCAGAGGAACAAAGGAATCTTGTTGGTAATTGGGCTAAATGCATCTGCAAGATTAGTAAaacatcaaatcccaaggctgCTAAAAGTATTGTATCTATTGCTATATTGTTAACTTCACCACCAAACGACTTAATTATTGCCGAAGACATGGCTGCAGAGCTTTTAAAAGTGGTGGGATCAGAATCAGAATCAGAAAGAGGAGATTCACAAGTGACACTGGATGCGTATTCAATTATAAACAAATCAACTAGTGCCCCACTAGCTTCACTAATACTGGACTTAGTCGAATCAGTTATTTATGAAACTGAATGGGTCATAATGAAACTGAAGATATACTCTCTTCCAAATATGAGAGCTGTTTTGGTTAATCAAAAGGGTAAAAAGGATACACGATTGGCGCTTGAAGAGACTGTTTATTCAAGAGCAGAAGCTGTTGTAAAAGTGTTATCTTCTTTTGTAAAGATGAACCTTAAGGGTATACTAAAATAATCTAGATATTCTCGTTATTAATTAATCTATACTCTATGTCAATCATCTAACTCCAAGATGAATAGCAGATCCTCAGGCAGAGCAGTTGGTGAAGTTAGCTGCAAGGTTTTACAAGAACTTAGCCCGAATGTCAAAGCTTCTAATTGCTTCCAAAGGTGTGCAGCAACCTTTACCAAGCCTCAAGTACCAAAAGCTTGTGGAAATAACTTGCAGGCAACTAACAGCTCCTCTCTACAATTTTGTGCGGCTGATGCAAATGGTAAAAGCTCTGGGAGACTCTTGTTTAAGCTAAAGTTTCACCTCTTTTGTTCAAGAAGGTTTCTTAATTCTACCTGTTTAACTTGTAGAAACAACTAGACAGCACGAAATCAAAAGCACTCGTCAGCAAAATCAAAAGGGAGAACAGATGCATTCCAGACTTGGTTTACCAAATAGAAGACTGTGAGAAATATCTCATACAAATTAGCAAggcaacaaaaataaatttgctGAGGCATGCAAAAAGAAGCACCTCCAGGGACTTCAAGATAATAGAACCACAAAATTTTCCTGTAGAAGAAGATGCTGGAATCCAAGATGCAGACAATAATGGTGCAGCAAGAGGTGACAGAGAATCATCAGAAAACCTTCGTGATGAAGGACATGGAGTAGAAGATGATTCAGTGGCCAGTGctcatgatgatgatgaaggaAATGAAGCGGAAGAGGCTTACAATAGTCCACGTGGAGTAGAAGATGATTCAGTGGCTGGTGCTTTTGATGATGATGAAAGAAATGAAGTGGAGGCGGCATACAATAGTCTACATGGAGTAGAAGATGATTCAGTGGCCGCTGCTTTTGACGATGATGAAGGAAATGAAGTGGAGGAGGCATACAGTAGTCCACATGGAGTAGAAGATGATTCAGTGGCCGCTGCTTTTGATGATGATGAAGGAAATGAAGTGGAGGAGGCATACAATAGTCCACATGGAGTAGAAGATGATTCAGTGGCCGGTGCTGCTGCTGATGATGAAGGAAATGAAGTGGAAGAGGCATGCTACAGTCCACTAGCAGTAGTGGCTTCGGAGTCTGAGAGTGATGCTGAAGCTGCTTATCTTCCTAAGGCAAAAAGAGCAAAAATGAGGAGAGTCGTTGAGGACTCGGATGACGAAGCATAATAAAGACATGTAAATATGAAGAAAAGGTTTGaagtttttaattctttgaGAGATGCCAGCAAGTGGTTCCAGTTTTCAACACCATTTAAATTTCTCTTTTCTGTAGCAGTCTTTTGGAAATTTCTTTGTAGTTTTTGGTGAAGAAAAATGTATTTGATTTGTGTATAGTTTTACTTTTTCCTGCGTTAGAAGTATGGAGTAATGGCAAACCATCTATATAAGTAAGATTAAAGAAACAAATTCCATATTATTACTATTGGGATATACAGTGACCATGTAACTAACTTATATGTATGGAGTTATTGTTTCAACAAACTTATTGATTTCTAGTGTAAGCATTCTTTTGTCTATTTTAAAATCCTAACATTTGGAGTTACATATCATACTCTTGTGTCGTACAGCCGTACTCAGTTAACGAATCAAAGCTTGGAAACTTGTCTTtatactagatataggaccccgtgccagcacggggcacagggcccaatatatattatttttttattttaatttatgtcatattatggaatttgaaaagttattgaaatttttatatgattttaaaaatatttaaatttttagctattgtgatttgtagtacttcttttaaacataattttgaaaataatatttattactctgtttgttctaatttatgtggcacacgcagaatttcaaacattaatcattttttatatgtctctttaatatattaagttgttaattattgtattttatagtacattttgaacctaatttgttaataatatatgttatttgccatgtcccaatttatgtggcattaattgatagatttgttgaaGTCGAGAGacttattttgttaattattgtaatttatagtttttttttggtcaaattcaaacaatatatgttgttaattgatagaatacttttaatgtaatttttttaaaaaaaatatgtgtgaccctccatgtcccaatttatgtggcacatgtaaagttttgacaattaaccaaaattttaatagatttaaaaaaatatttttaagtcgttaaattttaagtaatttaaattgttgtattatttattacaatttataatacttttaaagtagttgaaatattgtactatttattatgattcataacacttttttttttaatttatgtcatattatggaatttgagaagttattgaaatttttctatgattttaaaaatattttaaattgttagctattgtgatttgtagtacttttttttaacataattttgaaaataatatttattactctatttgttctaatttatgtggcagatgcaaaatttcaaatattaactattttttatatgtctctttaatatattaagttgttaattattgtattttatagtacattttgaacctaattttttaataatatatgttatttgccatgtcccaatttatgtggcattaattgatagatttgttggagtcgagagatttattttgttaattattgtaatttatagttttttttccgtcaatttcaaacaatatatgttgttaattgatagaatacttttaatgtaatttttttaaaaaaatatgtgtgactgtccatgtcccaatttatgtggcacatgtaaagttttgacaattaaccaaaattttaatacatttaaaaaaatatttttaagtcgttaaattttaagtaatttaaattgttgtattatttattacaatttataatgcttttaaagtagtttaaatattgtactatttattatgatttataacactttttttttaaatttatgtcatattatggaatttgagaagttattgaaatttttatatgattttaaaaatattttaaattgttagctattgtgatttgtagtacttttttttaacataattttgaaaataatatttattactctatttgttctaatttatgtggcagatgcagaatttcaaatattaacccttttttatatgtctctttaatatattaagttgttaattattgtattttatagtacattttgaacctaattttttaataatatatgttatttgccatgtcccaatttatgtggcattaattgatagatttgttggagtcgagagatttattttgttaattattgtaatttatagtttctttttcgtcaatttcaaacaatatatgttgttaattgatagattttttggagtcgactattttttttattaattattgtaatttattgtttctttttcgtcaatttcaaacaatatatgtttattatataatccattttatgtggtaccaatagaatttagagagtcaattaaattttttatataagttttaaataattaagctgttaattattgtaatgtatagtattacttatattatttttaaatatatttaaatattatatgttaggttttttatcctaatttatatgacattgatagaatttaaagtgtcaaataattgttaattattgtaatagataatatggagtatttaagtcatttatagtatagtaatgaatatataatatgtagtatttaagtggaaggtggtggggcccacttatatagtatgataaatatattggatattaGTTGTggtttatagtatagtaattaataatatataaagtatttaagtggaaagtgatggggcccacttatatattttataaatatattggacatTAATAGTGATTTTATTGGACCATTGATAGTTATTTCTAGACTCttctataatataataatactacCTTTTCTTTTCAACAAAATCATGACCCCTGTGGATTTAAGTTTCGAAAATGCAATCATAACTAATTTTGAATGGAGATTGAAAACGGCCAAAATTATTAATTGCATCACCTTGAAAGATCTCAgaagatttatgttttttttatcaatttatgtggtattttactttttgaaatttaaattatatgaactttaattaatattttaaaatatatctgtttatcatattgaaatgagaaaattgtaatttatagtatttttatatagttttaaatatttatattttaaaatattaaattgatcttattcaatttaattttaaatactaaTTGAATTGACTTTTGACAAGATAAAAATaccatataaattgaaacggatgAAATGCTATTCGAAGAGTCTGTTACTTTTACTATGATTTCTCCAAAAACTTTTTAGTATGAAACTTTTGATTTGTTGTATTTATTTCCTCCATCAATTTTAAATTGTATGGAAATTAGATACGTAAAAACcattatttttgaaaaggaagaaagtgGAGGACAAATGACAGTGCGACAGTAATAAAGTTAAATTCGTACTCTCACACTCACACTCCCACTCCCACTTTCACCAACTCGTAGCAATTTTATCTGTCACGTAAAGCAAAATAAAAGGAACATAGGGGTGTTTGGATATTGTTTTTAAGTAgcttataaattaaaaagaaaaatattgaaaatatttttaaatttaatgtgaattattaatttcatctgataatttttaaaaatatttctttgctttactaattgaatataaatacGTTATGATCGTGTaatatgagtgaaatacactccTCAATTCTCATCAAGTTTAACGGTGTTTTTAACGCTTCTctagattttttattaaaagtcACATGCTCTTACAAGAGTTAGAGGCCACTTGTTATGTCATGTGGCAGATCGATATATGTCTAAGtttaattagtcaagtaaaaaaatatttttaacactgTCAATAATTTGTagacgaaactaataatttatgacaAATTTAAGAGTGCTTTCAATACTTCTCTTTAAATTAAAAGCTAAATTCATAAGTGGatcatattcaatttttaacttttaagttatttttatatttttttaatctaaaataaatatttaaaaatatctttttatcttttctaaatatgttcaaaatttaaaaataaaagctaCCTAAAATTGATTTGATACAATCTTTCGGAAATTGGAAAGAAGAAAGACCACACACATCATTCACCCACGGCCCCTACCCACCCCACACCCCTCTCAACTCTCTCTCACACTCATTCCACACCACCACCCGCCGCCGGAGAGGGGGCTGTTCTACAGTTCCGGCGAAGTATTTTGACGGCTCAAACCTGATATAGAGCTGAAGACATGAGTGAAGACGCAAAAAGAAGCGGAGGAGCTCCGGCAGCGAAGCCTACCTCCGATGATCGGAGAATCTCATCAGGTTCCGTTCCTTCACCTACCGGTACAAAAGTTACCATAAAGAGTGCAGATATGAAACCTGATGTACAAAAGGAGGCGGTCGACATTGCTATTGCTGTATATATCCTCTCGCTGCTTTGCAGATTACAATCATGTATATTTCTCCGACTTATACTGTTATAATTCTATGAATAATGCGTTTTTGTGCTTTTCTGTGTATATGATTAGGCATTTGAGAAGCATAATGTAGAGAAGGATGTAGCTGAACTGATTAAGAAGGAGTTTGATAAGAAGTACGGTCCTACTTGGCATTGCATCGTCGGAAAAAACTTCGGTAAGTCAGAGTTTTTACATGAATTACTTAATCCAACTTTTATATAAGATATCAATCTTTCATTCGTACTAGTATTGGTTGATAGCTTTAAAATTCTATATGTTAACTGAAACTTAATTTGTTGTATCCCCGTGATCTGATGGGATGATATGCAATTCATATTCAGAATGATGTGGATCTAGCACTTCATAAAAATCTTGTCCTGAGTTTCCCCATAGATCATACTTATGCATGTTGGATGATTTGTGAATGGATCAAAGAGGTAGTGTTAGGTGAGTTATAGGCCTTGTTCACAGAGTTAGTACCAAGTACCAGGTGAATTAGTATGAGGTTTTGCACAAGCTGGCACGGATAAATACTGTAATTAAAAAGGTATATATGGATGGATCTGATCTTCCTCTATATGGTGATCTTCTCAAGGTTTATGATAAAGATCATTTAGGGAGTTAGAATGGAGGggtcattttcttctctttggTGTTGATTCTAACCAGAAAGTGCCATAATCTCTAGTCTCTTATGTAACTTAAATTTCTTAGGAGAACAATGAGCTCTCTAGAGTTCAAATTCGGTGGAGGCAAAAAAGGtactaggttatttcttctgaTCTGCCTAAATTTTGGTGGGCAGTGTTACTCTGTACTTGTGTTGGTGAGGTAGCAGGGACCTGGTGCAATAATCAAGGCGAACAAGATCTCTTGAATACCAccgtcataaaaaaatattgtatactTAAAAGTGAGAAACTGCATCATGGATTTTATTGGCTTAATTAAGTAAatgcctaattttttttttttttgaaaaaagtgtGATTGAAGACAAGGTGGGAGTGACTTCGGTGTAAGACAAGATGTGGGAAGAGAGGTTAAGTTGGTTCGGGCATGCGATGAGGAGATGCACAGATGCCGTAGTGcagaggtgtgagaggttggttatggatgaatttagaAAAGGTAGAGGTAGACCAAAAAAGTATTGGGGAGTGATGATTAGACATGACATGGCGCAGTTGCAGCTAACTGTGTTCATGAAAGGTGTGGAAGACATGAATCAGGGTAAAAAGTTAGTTGATAGGAGTGCGTCCATACTAGTAGGAAGGAGTGCTTTGTCTTGTTGCCCTTACTAATAGTCGTAGAAGTACTCTAGTAGTTTCTTATTCTTCGATTTCTATCACTATCTATTATTTCGTGTGGTTCAtttggagtattattttgttgtaataCTGTTTTGTTTTTACTAtatgttgtttttgttaacTATCTCTTGCCTCTTGTACTTTCATTATGTCTTTTTCTAGACTGTTTGGTCTAAAATTAGAGGTTTATTGGAAACCATTTCTTTAGCTCACCTCTAAGATAGAGGTAAGGTCTGTACACTCTACCTTCCCCAGTCTCCACTAGCTATGTTGTTGCTCTAAAAAAGTGTGATTGAAGGCCCTTTTCCTGAAAGTGTACTAGTCCTTATATGAATGCCTTGTGATTAGAAAAGGTCTTGTGAGAAAGAGTGTTATTGATAAACATAGGGATACTATGTGAGCTATGTACCCTTTTTTGCTCTTGAAAGTAGCACAAATGgtgcttattttttttaaaaaggtacaTGGCTCACATCACCCCTTGAAGAGAGGCCCTTCCCTGGACCCTACGTGAATGCAGATGCTTTATGCACCGGGTTGCCTTTTTAAGAAGCACAAACGGTGGATGATGAAGTGACTATTAGTTGGATGTGTCTAAACAAGTATCTTATTTCGCTGTACTTATGAGTAGCATATGAAGAGTATCATGGCTTTGTGTTTCCCTACTGTTTTTTGAAGAACAGTGATCAAAGAACAGCTGATTACAATTGTGTGTACACTAGTACAATGGGCTAATCACACGCCTCACTGTAAAAGTTAAAACATATTTTGCAATTGCTATAAACTAATTGTTGCTTCTTTCATTTCTTGATGTATGCTATTTTGAGTTAGTCATCAGTTTTCCAAGTGCTAAGACTGATTTTTAACCTATATGTGACTATTTCTTGTTATCTTTCCAACTCATCTGTGCTTCCAAGTTGTAAGCTGTGCTACTTGTTTAGAGTGAAAGGTTTGCAGTTAAAGAAAGTTATTCTTTATTGGCTTGCATTGGAGATCATGCATTTTCCATTGAGAACGACACAAATACTTCCCCTTTCATGCATTGTTTGTCAGTGCTAGTTGCAATGAGACAATTGCCCTAGTTCATAGGAGTTTGCAAGTGGCAAGTAACATTCAGTGTATGCCAAAAAAAGAAACCTCGTATATTACTTGGACTGTTTGATAAATAGATCTTTAGAGATTTGGGCTTGAAAGAGAAAATTAATGTGGAAATGCCTCGAGGATCTAAGATGCAGAAAGTAGAAATTTCATCTCTATCAAGGTGTCTTGTGGGAACTGATAGAACTTTTCATGGAAGTTAATATTAGCTGGAATGACCAAAAAGTTGAAGTGACCATTCAATTGCAGAAGCAAGAATACTATATTTGTTTTCTCCATCTTTGAGTAGACCAAAGTTAAACTATGGTCAGTAACCGACTTTACAAATTTAAGTAAGGTGCTGTTGGTATGTCAAAGCAATTTCAACCTATCGAATGCCTTCTATCTGTAATGCTTGTTGGATTCTGTAAAGCAATACCTTTGTAATGTTTGTCGCACCTCTCTTACTACCGTTTAAAGTTTAGTGGATCCATGCTTAGGTTCTATGCGCTAGACAGTTTAACCCTCTTTCTTGTGAAGTTCTAGGCAGATGAACTTTTTGTGGTATGCTGACAGCTTTAGAGTTTGAGTGGATGAAACTTGTGCTGCTCATTATTCTTCCCAAAAGAATATGTTTGCTTAGAAGATTAATTATAATTGAATAGCTTGATTTACTTATTTGCAATTACAGTGGTGATATTTGTGTGCCGTCTCTTGTAGGCTCTTATGTGACTCATGAAACGAACCACTTTGTCTACTTCTATTTGGATTCAAAAGCTGTACTTCTATTCAAATCTGGGTGAACTTGGTAATAACATTGATGGAGACACTAATGAGAGTTAACTCAGATGATGATGCTATATTTTGCGGTTGTACTATTCAATTGAAAATTCCAAGCTGCAACAATTTGGTGGAAAATTCAGTTGTACCTGTATATTTCTGCTTTTACATTGTGTAAACAATTCTAAACTTGATCAAACTTCTCAAAGTTGTTCGTTGATGCTTTGATAACTTGAAGCAAAACAGAAACAATGGCTTTATTGAGTGCCGAGGACATTACTATTTTtccttcaagaaaaaaaaaagtggtgtGAGAACAGCCAAGAGTAGCGTTTGATCATGACTGTGATTGTACTTTTGTAAGGCATTTGACAACCTTGTGTGAAGAATGACAACAATTGTCTAATATGCGGTGAAGGCTTGAAATAGAATGGTGGTTGTTTACGCTTATTTACTTCGCACTCTGTCTTAATTTATGTTACACAGTTTGatttaatacaaaattttagaattttttaaaaaacttgtgATCTAAAATAAACCTTAGATTTTTGTGTgattcatttcattaagggtgaaataattttttgaggcaagttatttttaattatagaaagattttatttttttggataaattaaaatgaaaaacgTCATATAAGAACTAGTTTTTTTGGTATGTGAGTCACATGTCTATGTGTTATGAATTAAGTTCAGCCTAATGTGGATATAAAGGTCATACAAGTAGATATTGGGCTGACAAGAGTTATTGCGATGAAAACAAATAGGATCAAATTAATTTGGGATGGGTTGAGTAGTGAACGTGAGAACGGTTCCATCAAAAGGGGTTGATGTATATTCAAGAATTATGCCTATTGTCAAGTAAAATTTTGACTCCTCTCACCTTTTTCTTAGAGTCTAAACTTTTCATCCAAAATCTTatctctattttttaattacttgtacTTTAGGGAAAATTACACAAAATAGATCCAATTGTGAGACTATTTACTCAAATTGGACCCAATCCAAACTATTTACCCTAAATGGATTCATGACTGAATCAGCACGACGTCAGCATTGTtattatgaattaattcttTGTAATACTACATCGGTATATTGATACCATATCGATGGACTTAATTCATaatcttatttatttaactc belongs to Solanum stenotomum isolate F172 chromosome 1, ASM1918654v1, whole genome shotgun sequence and includes:
- the LOC125853777 gene encoding uncharacterized protein LOC125853777 isoform X2; amino-acid sequence: MTSTASKSPSAVRHHQQRPLPPALTDADIVQLAQLYHPQSSTPLPAFLLSEDSHQTLVSYLHSRASSPNPSLAVSEYLSALLSLTQLHTSLSPLVPLLLSSYISLYTSHKIPHDKSSLSIFQLFVTHIVTVQVQELLAIVELIISYLPRIIDSEDTHILAIFAKCIELIRFSNEIGKPLEYVDKVFDKMLSCDWSKVLLLKLVEIVKDLNFIGKGKRKEFLERVFSGMKNVDLQDLPGLVYQLLVLGSKGFGKKEVIEGIVMYFGGVKSGGSIMRQVEGTVLLHVNFAVKQNPSLGQEVLGLVRSDYRVFNHFTVAILLSVARVKRLTESSIGVLKTSLFAAYKDLKFARSCKWLSCDLKEHYLHTYKGMENAVLRAVGESNCGREHVVPSIVQLGFVLLEGIEEGSKFFDKSDDVMGPDELGAQVLKSLFEVHDMARSEIIEQCKLRILSLKPEQGFPVIRLLGCLIHTFTYPMLEHISHLKELLDYFTFMNDKVSSHLVAALLPLSRLSRDLEDYTILVLRKAMFRQEDSIRLAATSSIVNLILAEKQSTKDGSFSCQDSSSQASSSQQAEVFRTLGSSLFQELNGLLQRCLFQQAKVREILYRGLLKLVLVDPLTSGAVFDFLFPHFLRFYREDADVLLDVNQCTKLESGKVYIQEPLDCLLSCISWMLLLQPHGKADHPSDSWTCFGFSLTQENEAGKAWSKGSLSNALLKIRNYLRNADMEGLLSKTQDTDSSHLEGEKRRCCSSILLGIIEVMLNIVGTEFGKTTDGKKLELEKELFDFIGIFESLDQNICRQGGGSTQRGSIRTTASNASEELEFSGSKLCPERVPLLATSIIYQLLQSTVESWRCDGFNNNVASQKHSQSSSGKAPTQYYKILSFTLNICLRQLKASSVMRQQDPLKMLIYGEIKQLGSPLLKMIWCLLSEPKSMIDSRKKDAYMKKDLDDRKEYIHLGLLSLKELLAVMLHELDYSVLIDALATVSGPGDEGGNTMDGHRDTECEKADDIPYKYTSEELFIKNSIRPLISMLLARSFFREVEVLCDVIMLISNKLPEEQRNLVGNWAKCICKISKTSNPKAAKSIVSIAILLTSPPNDLIIAEDMAAELLKVVGSESESERGDSQVTLDAYSIINKSTSAPLASLILDLVESVIYETEWVIMKLKIYSLPNMRAVLVNQKGKKDTRLALEETVYSRAEAVVKVLSSFVKMNLKDPQAEQLVKLAARFYKNLARMSKLLIASKGVQQPLPSLKYQKLVEITCRQLTAPLYNFVRLMQMKQLDSTKSKALVSKIKRENRCIPDLVYQIEDCEKYLIQISKATKINLLRHAKRSTSRDFKIIEPQNFPVEEDAGIQDADNNGAARGDRESSENLRDEGHGVEDDSVASAHDDDEGNEAEEAYNSPRGVEDDSVAGAFDDDERNEVEAAYNSLHGVEDDSVAAAFDDDEGNEVEEAYSSPHGVEDDSVAAAFDDDEGNEVEEAYNSPHGVEDDSVAGAAADDEGNEVEEACYSPLAVVASESESDAEAAYLPKAKRAKMRRVVEDSDDEA